From Acropora muricata isolate sample 2 chromosome 14, ASM3666990v1, whole genome shotgun sequence, one genomic window encodes:
- the LOC136898752 gene encoding transmembrane protease serine 11D-like isoform X1 — protein sequence MLPLEILILLSLFPLHDFAPLQDDTLSVFPQECGIRKIQTSTRRRSKRVVGGTQSSQGKWPWQAALFYKGSHYCGGAVISNTWILTAGHCFNPYTSSNAADWVAVLGDHHLKLRDDRFEQRRKVVNITIHENYKSMWFEGIYDTPPMNDVVLLWISAILKLDIPLVFTNYVQPLCLPRPHNIFAPNEECYVAGWGHTEWNGIQPDILREIKVRIVSREVCNLEQSYNGTIHNTVLCAGFPEGGIDACEYDSGGPLVCAKCGRHFAVGLVSWGDRCGSPHKYGVYSNVTVLTPWIIQSIKRYERGNSKINYLRG from the exons ATGCTGCCATTGGAGATTTTGATTTTACTGAGTCTATTTCCATTGCATG ATTTTGCACCGTTACAAGATGACACCTTGTCAG tgTTTCCTCAAGAGTGTGGGATTAGGAAGATTCAAACATCTACAAGACGCCGCTCAAAAAGAGTTGTGGGTGGTACACAGAGTTCCCAAGGAAAGTGGCCTTGGCAGGCGGCGCTGTTTTATAAAGGAAGTCACTACTGTGGAGGCGCAGTGATTTCCAACACCTGGATATTAACTGCAGGGCATTGTTTCA ATCCCTACACCTCCTCTAATGCAGCGGATTGGGTAGCAGTTCTTGGAGACCATCACTTAAAGCTAAGAGATGATCGTTTTGAACAGAGACGAAAGGTCGTGAATATCACGATACATGAGAACTACAAGTCCATGTGGTTTGAAGGGATTTACGATACACCCCCCATGAATGACGTTG TCCTGTTATGGATTTCAGCAATTCTCAAGCTCGACATACCACTTGTGTTCACCAATTATGTGCAGCCTCTCTGCTTGCCACGTCCTCATAacattttcgcgccaaatgaggAATGTTACGTAGCAGGCTGGGGTCATACTGAGTGGAATGGGATCCAACCAGACATTTTACGCGAGATCAAAGTTCGCATCGTGTCACGTGAAGTGTGCAACTTGGAGCAGTCCTACAACGGGACCATTCACAACACCGTCTTGTGTGCGGGATTTCCCGAGGGAGGCATTGACGCGTGTGAATATGACAGTGGTGGTCCGCTGGTTTGCGCAAAATGCGGGCGCCATTTCGCAGTGGGATTGGTTTCCTGGGGAGACCGGTGTGGCTCACCGCACAAATATGGCGTTTATTCTAATGTTACAGTGCTCACTCCTTGGATAATACAGTCGATTAAACGATATGAAAGGGGTAACAGTAAAATCAATTATTTGAGAGGTTAA
- the LOC136898752 gene encoding transmembrane protease serine 11D-like isoform X2 — MLPLEILILLSLFPLHDFAPLQDDTLSVFPQECGIRKIQTSTRRRSKRVVGGTQSSQGKWPWQAALFYKGSHYCGGAVISNTWILTAGHCFNPYTSSNAADWVAVLGDHHLKLRDDRFEQRRKVVNITIHENYKSMWFEGIYDTPPMNDVAILKLDIPLVFTNYVQPLCLPRPHNIFAPNEECYVAGWGHTEWNGIQPDILREIKVRIVSREVCNLEQSYNGTIHNTVLCAGFPEGGIDACEYDSGGPLVCAKCGRHFAVGLVSWGDRCGSPHKYGVYSNVTVLTPWIIQSIKRYERGNSKINYLRG; from the exons ATGCTGCCATTGGAGATTTTGATTTTACTGAGTCTATTTCCATTGCATG ATTTTGCACCGTTACAAGATGACACCTTGTCAG tgTTTCCTCAAGAGTGTGGGATTAGGAAGATTCAAACATCTACAAGACGCCGCTCAAAAAGAGTTGTGGGTGGTACACAGAGTTCCCAAGGAAAGTGGCCTTGGCAGGCGGCGCTGTTTTATAAAGGAAGTCACTACTGTGGAGGCGCAGTGATTTCCAACACCTGGATATTAACTGCAGGGCATTGTTTCA ATCCCTACACCTCCTCTAATGCAGCGGATTGGGTAGCAGTTCTTGGAGACCATCACTTAAAGCTAAGAGATGATCGTTTTGAACAGAGACGAAAGGTCGTGAATATCACGATACATGAGAACTACAAGTCCATGTGGTTTGAAGGGATTTACGATACACCCCCCATGAATGACGTTG CAATTCTCAAGCTCGACATACCACTTGTGTTCACCAATTATGTGCAGCCTCTCTGCTTGCCACGTCCTCATAacattttcgcgccaaatgaggAATGTTACGTAGCAGGCTGGGGTCATACTGAGTGGAATGGGATCCAACCAGACATTTTACGCGAGATCAAAGTTCGCATCGTGTCACGTGAAGTGTGCAACTTGGAGCAGTCCTACAACGGGACCATTCACAACACCGTCTTGTGTGCGGGATTTCCCGAGGGAGGCATTGACGCGTGTGAATATGACAGTGGTGGTCCGCTGGTTTGCGCAAAATGCGGGCGCCATTTCGCAGTGGGATTGGTTTCCTGGGGAGACCGGTGTGGCTCACCGCACAAATATGGCGTTTATTCTAATGTTACAGTGCTCACTCCTTGGATAATACAGTCGATTAAACGATATGAAAGGGGTAACAGTAAAATCAATTATTTGAGAGGTTAA